From the Cryptomeria japonica chromosome 2, Sugi_1.0, whole genome shotgun sequence genome, one window contains:
- the LOC131046330 gene encoding disease resistance protein RPV1: MATSSSFTGPQQQEELWQAFDGIVPPSVGTSSSTLAKQPWDVFINHRGPDVKHTLATAIYNALNRMGLRIFLDVEALQPGDLIPMHIQEAMRSASLHIAIFSKSYAHSPWCLAELSFMLKTGTRIVPVFYYVDPSDLRWVGQGKGIYSPAFSQYEQKGRYTSEKLEEWKMALQNISFHSGFVVNNDKDEEQLLKNIVNIIVKVIKIVPFKVAKYPVGLDDAVQEFDCRLESIQSQKNVQIVGIVGMGGSGKTTLAKELYNRKCSSFHSSSFLFEVRDAASRNALLEKQKKLLQDLGATYLSLDNVEEGRGILANYLRDLCVLIILDDVDHEDHLHALLPTKDNLGSNSLIIVTSRELGVLTKWGTSSIYKMKGLEPSHAKQLFCWHAFLQSHPVEGFQNLVEKFLNVCNGLPLSLKVFGGHVYGKSTDYWVSQLNKIARILPEDIKQTLKVSYDALDEEEKEIFMDIACFFIGEKSTLAIEVWDGCGWNGLHSWETLVNKCLVDLDKENCIRMHDHLRDLGRDLAKRHSPSRIWLAEQIFNTRKQAREIMPICGIKNTEYINRSAHHQPPLEKFIKVMGFSNKWFRRSQSSMVGLRILVGSGNMFIKEFARASDLVWFRCYNFQKKNLHSWTSLRNLRILELLCAGNLHELWADKHPPLQLRELIISDGYKLQRFPTSIGCLKNLKKITLIGKYNLLKNLPNEFCGLQSLQHLELPYCEISCLPTSFGNLKNLRHINLQNCKELKLLPVSFKQLIHLQHLDLSYCEKLSFRLDMLENLAMLEYLKFSGCKELQELPHQITNQVSLRELYVEGTSLKDLPNNIGELENLKRLCVDRTKLRDVPANIGQLTSLEELHIGSPFLTGLPSSLGNLSSLSDLNILGCEKLESLPESAGNLNLLKSLLIRESGLKCFPNVFGQMPHLQVLLIRNCPLTELQSCSSLCKFQHIDICYTQVSQISILEDTFAKLETLTLYQNDYLTDIENLPTSLKKVELKNCKALRKIQGIGSLVNLQSLHISECPQLIELPSFADLSSIKWIIMQGCDKVEKMEGVEHLTSLEFIRARTCWKSPGIQSFEYMERLRTVELIAEYRSALQPCIQTIKKWPNELVIRGRAVSDAESIINNLAFPNLTVVHSTKKDENSWMLEFQKTCTSNVVLVCFATNSCTVTNFCVKARYPMMVKTLIKAPLGIGRWVFVGVFTNGSRRIELGIESIEGILYGVQGDALKGIVVVGEERKVIEAFCHFWPLFGNSGN, translated from the exons ATGGCAACATCTTCATCTTTCACAGGTCCCCAACAGCAGGAGGAACTCTGGCAGGCTTTTGATGGAATCGTACCACCATCTGTGGGCACATCGTCCTCAACACTTGCTAAGCAGCCATGGGATGTGTTTATCAACCACCGTGGACCTGATGTTAAACACACACTGGCAACTGCTATCTATAATGCACTTAATCGTATGGGTTTACGAATTTTCCTAGATGTAGAAGCACTTCAGCCAGGTGATCTCATACCCATGCATATACAAGAGGCCATGAGAAGTGCTTCACTTCATATTGCTATATTCTCAAAGAGCTATGCACATTCCCCTTGGTGTTTGGCTGAGCTGTCATTTATGCTCAAAACTGGCACCCGAATTGTTCCTGTCTTCTACTATGTTGACCCTTCTGATCTTAGATGGGTGGGTCAAGGAAAAGGAATTTATTCTCCTGCATTTTCTCAATATGAACAGAAGGGCAGGTATACCTCGGAAAAGCTTGAGGAGTGGAAGATGGCACTGCAGAACATTTCATTTCATTCTGGCTTTGTGGTTAACAATGACAA GGATGAGGAGCAGCTGTTAAAGAATATAGTAAATATTATAGTCAAGGTTATTAAAATAGTCCCTTTCAAGGTAGCCAAATATCCAGTTGGGCTGGATGATGCTGTACAAGAGTTTGATTGTAGACTTGAATCTATCCAGAGTCAGAAGAATGTGCAGATTGTGGGGATAGTGGGTATGGGTGGATCGGGTAAAACTACACTGGCTAAAGAGTTGTACAACAGAAAATGCTCTTCCTTCCACAGCTCCAGTTTTCTGTTTGAAGTGCGAGATGCTGCAAGCAGAAATGCTTTACTTGAGAAGCAGAAAAAGCTTCTGCAGGACCTTGGTGCCACATATTTATCATTGGACAATGTAGAAGAAGGCAGAGGAATTCTAGCAAATTACTTGAGAGATCTTTGTGTACTCATAATTTTGGATGATGTGGATCACGAAGACCATCTTCATGCTTTACTGCCAACAAAAGACAATCTTGGATCCAATAGTTTGATCATTGTCACATCTCGTGAATTGGGAGTTCTTACAAAGTGGGGCACCTCTTCTATTTATAAAATGAAAGGATTGGAACCCTCGCATGCCAAGCAACTTTTCTGTTGGCATGCTTTCTTACAATCACATCCAGTGGAGGGATTTCAAAATCTAGTTGAAAAGTTCTTAAATGTTTGCAATGGATTGCCTTTGTCTCTCAAGGTCTTTGGAGGACACGTTTATGGCAAATCCACAGATTACTGGGTATCTCAATTGAATAAAATCGCCAGGATATTGCCAGAGGACATTAAACAAACACTAAAAGTAAGCTATGATGCCCTagatgaagaagagaaagaaataTTTATGGACATAGCTTGTTTCTTCATTGGAGAAAAGAGTACTTTGGCCATTGAAGTATGGGATGGATGCGGGTGGAATGGTTTGCATAGTTGGGAAACACTTGTGAATAAGTGTCTGGTTGACCTAGACAAAGAAAATTGCATAAGAATGCATGATCACCTTAGAGATTTGGGAAGGGATCTTGCAAAGAGACACTCCCCCTCTCGTATATGGCTTGCAGAGCAGATATTTAACACTCGGAAACAAGCCAGG GAAATAATGCCTATATGTGGGATAAAGAATACTGAATATATTAACCGGTCAGCTCATCACCAACCACCTTTAGAAAAGTTTATCAAGGTTATGGGATTCTCCAACAAATGGTTTAGGCGCTCTCAATCTTCCATGGTTGGATTGAGAATTCTTGTTGGTAGTGGAAACATGTTTATCAAAGAATTTGCCAGAGCGTCAGATCTTGTCTGGTTTCGCTGCTATAACTTTCAGAAGAAAAATCTTCATTCATGGACTTCATTGAGAAATCTAAGAATTCTAGAGCTTCTGTGTGCTGGAAACTTACATGAATTGTGGGCTGATAAGCAC CCTCCTTTGCAGTTGAGAGAGCTGATTATCAGTGACGGATATAAATTGCAGAGATTTCCAACTTCAATAGGATGTCTaaagaatttgaaaaaaataaCCTTAATTGGTAAGTACAATCTATTGAAGAATCTCCCAAACGAATTCTGTGGTCTCCAATCCTTGCAGCACCTGGAGTTACCGTACTGTGAAATATCTTGCCTACCAACCAGTTTTGGGAATTTAAAAAACCTTCGACATATAAACTTGCAAAATTGCAAGGAGCTGAAGCTGTTGCCAGTTTCTTTCAAGCAACTGATACACCTTCAACATCTTGATTTATCATATTGTGAGAAGCTTAGCTTTAGGTTAGATATGCTGGAAAACCTAGCAATGCTAGAATATTTGAAATTTTCAGGATGCAAAGAATTGCAAGAGCTGCCTCATCAAATCACAAATCAAGTGTCGTTAAGAGAGCTCTATGTGGAAGGTACCAGCTTAAAGGATTTGCCAAATAATATTGGTGAACTGGAAAACTTGAAAAGGCTCTGTGTAGATCGTACCAAGTTAAGGGATGTGCCGGCTAACATTGGGCAGCTCACCAGTTTGGAAGAACTGCATATAGGGAGTCCTTTCTTGACAGGCTTGCCATCATCCCTTGGAAATTTGTCCAGTTTGAGTGATCTCAACATTCTGGGTTGTGAAAAGTTGGAATCTTTGCCAGAATCTGCAGGGAATCTAAATCTGTTAAAGAGTTTACTCATAAGGGAATCAGGACTGAAATGCTTTCCAAATGTATTTGGTCAAATGCCACATCTTCAAGTTTTGCTGATTCGTAATTGCCCACTCACAGAATTACAGTCTTGTTCTTCATTATGCAAGTTCCAGCATATAGATATATGCTACACACAAGTGTCACAGATATCAATACTTGAAGACACTTTTGCCAAACTTGAAACTCTCACATTATATCAAAATGACTATCTGACAGATATTGAAAACCTTCCAACATCACTGAAGAAAGTTGAATTGAAAAATTGTAAAGCGTTGAGGAAGATACAGGGTATTGGCAGTCTGGTAAACCTTCAAAGTCTCCATATATCTGAGTGTCCCCAGTTAATTGAGCTCCCAAGTTTTGCAGATCTATCTTCGATCAAATGGATTATAATGCAAGGTTGCGATAAAGTAGAGAAAATGGAAGGTGTGGAACATTTGACATCATTGGAGTTTATTAGAGCAAGGACCTGCTGGAAGTCACCAGGCATACAAAGTTTTGAGTACATGGAGCGATTGAGAACAGTGGAACTGATTGCAGAGTATAGATCAGCTCTTCAACCCTGCATTCAGACTATAAAG AAATGGCCAAATGAACTGGTAATACGTGGAAGGGCAGTGAGTGATGCAGAGTCAATTATAAACAATCTTGCCTTTCCCAACCTTACTGTAGTGCACTCTACCAAGAAGGATGAAAATAGTTGGATGTTAGAATTTCAGAAGACATGTACCTCCAatgttgttcttgtgtgttttgcTACAAATTCTTGCACAGTTACTAATTTCTGTGTAAAGGCCAGATATCCAATGATGGTAAAAACATTGATAAAAGCACCTTTGGGAATAGGGAGATGGGTGTTTGTAGGTGTGTTTACGAATGGGTCCAGGCGTATTGAATTGGGCATAGAATCTATTGAAGGCATCCTATATGGTGTACAAGGTGATGCATTGAAAGGAATTGTAGTGGTGGGGGAAGAAAGGAAAGTTATTGAAGCATTTTGCCATTTTTGGCCCTTGTTTGGAAATAGTGGGAACTAA